A single region of the Arthrobacter sp. zg-Y20 genome encodes:
- a CDS encoding bifunctional [glutamine synthetase] adenylyltransferase/[glutamine synthetase]-adenylyl-L-tyrosine phosphorylase, producing the protein MSLSRRMIATGFHDLEKSTRFLAAPELAPVDEDALFAGFNFSADPDLALQSLVRLIGRAPELVDLVNAGAEESEALFRLLGASEALAEFLMRHPGDVGVLQRQLRAEPGSTDGAALRASLLDAVHAGSGAAPVAGVTGADAYVELRARYRRHVLDLAVRDLGAASPTDYLPAAGRELADLAGAALEAALAVSRAELAASYPAEDIAAVKLAVIGMGKAGARELNYISDVDVIYVIDGDRLDEQRASAIGTALAAGISRAINASAPEPPLWEVDTNLRPEGKDGPLVRTLDSHLNYYQRWAHSWEFQALLKARAMAGDGELGRRYEEAVAPLIWSSSERDGFVESVQAMRRRVTQNIPAHEESRQLKLGSGGLRDVEFTVQLLQLVHGRVDESLRVRGTTAAIAALSDAGYIGRTDARALDESYRYLRVLEHRIQMVHMRRTHLMPESDTALRALAKASAGSLTAERPSADRLREQWMRTKRLVRQLHESIFYRPLLSTAANLSADEVRLSPEAAQARLAALGYADPRGAMRHIEALTVGVSRRAALQRQLLPVLLAWLADGVDPDAGLLGFRRLSENLGDTHWYLGMLRDSSAAGERLCSILSSSRFITDLLEVSPEATAWLGSDKDLVPVPFDTQWQEIQSKMSRHPRPAEAMRLIRLIRRREMLRIAVADSAGLLSQQEVGQALADADRAAVLGALNVAEGEVFGSSGKLTDMLVVAMGRQGGREIGYGSDADVMYVHRPLAGADPAAAQAQAEKIVSSISTFLQQPCTPAILAERTLVLDAGLRPEGRQGPLVRSLESYRGYYERWSLAWEAQALLRARPMAGSDALAEDFMALIDPVRYPGEVTDKDVREIRRIKARVEAERLPRGADPSRQLKLGRGGLSDVEWLVQLLQLQHAHRIPELRVTATIPALDAIEAAKLLPAADVETLRHAWLLASRIRSANVIRGGRNADVLPSSRRELDAVARWCGYGAGQGGVLEEDYLRDTRHARAVFERYFYGYGT; encoded by the coding sequence ATGAGCCTGTCCCGGCGGATGATCGCCACGGGGTTCCACGACCTGGAGAAGAGCACCCGTTTCCTGGCCGCGCCCGAACTTGCCCCGGTGGATGAGGACGCACTGTTTGCCGGGTTCAACTTCTCGGCGGACCCGGACCTGGCGCTGCAGTCGCTGGTGCGGCTGATTGGCCGTGCACCGGAACTGGTGGACCTGGTCAACGCCGGTGCCGAAGAGAGCGAAGCGCTGTTCCGCCTGCTCGGCGCGTCCGAGGCCCTGGCGGAGTTCCTGATGCGCCATCCCGGTGACGTCGGGGTGCTGCAGCGCCAGCTGCGTGCCGAGCCCGGCAGTACCGACGGGGCGGCGCTGCGCGCCTCGCTGCTGGACGCCGTACACGCCGGCAGCGGAGCAGCCCCCGTGGCCGGGGTTACGGGCGCCGATGCCTACGTGGAGCTGCGCGCCCGGTACCGCCGGCACGTGCTGGACCTGGCCGTCCGCGACCTCGGGGCGGCGTCGCCCACGGACTACCTCCCGGCGGCCGGCCGCGAACTGGCCGACCTCGCCGGTGCGGCACTGGAAGCTGCCTTAGCTGTCTCCCGCGCGGAACTTGCGGCCAGCTACCCGGCCGAGGATATTGCTGCCGTAAAGCTGGCGGTGATCGGCATGGGCAAAGCGGGAGCACGGGAGCTGAACTACATCTCCGACGTGGACGTGATCTACGTGATCGACGGCGACAGGCTGGACGAGCAGCGCGCCTCGGCCATCGGCACGGCACTGGCCGCCGGCATCTCCCGGGCCATTAATGCCTCCGCACCTGAGCCGCCGCTCTGGGAAGTGGACACGAACCTGCGGCCCGAGGGGAAGGACGGGCCCCTGGTCCGAACCCTGGATTCGCACTTGAACTACTACCAGCGGTGGGCGCACAGCTGGGAGTTCCAGGCCCTGCTGAAGGCCCGTGCCATGGCCGGGGATGGGGAGCTGGGACGCCGCTATGAGGAAGCGGTTGCACCCCTGATCTGGAGCAGCTCCGAACGGGACGGGTTTGTGGAATCGGTCCAGGCCATGCGCCGCCGGGTCACCCAGAACATTCCAGCCCACGAGGAGTCCCGGCAGCTGAAGCTGGGCAGCGGCGGGCTGCGCGACGTCGAATTCACCGTCCAGCTGCTGCAGTTGGTGCACGGACGCGTCGACGAGTCGCTGCGGGTGCGCGGTACTACGGCGGCCATTGCCGCCCTGAGCGACGCCGGGTACATCGGCCGCACCGACGCCCGGGCACTGGACGAGTCCTACCGCTACCTGCGGGTACTCGAACACCGGATCCAGATGGTGCATATGCGCCGCACGCACCTGATGCCCGAAAGCGACACCGCCCTGCGCGCCCTGGCGAAGGCCAGCGCCGGATCGCTGACTGCGGAGCGCCCCAGCGCAGACCGCCTGCGTGAGCAGTGGATGCGCACCAAACGGCTGGTCCGGCAGCTGCATGAGAGCATCTTCTACCGTCCGCTGCTGAGCACCGCAGCGAACCTCAGCGCCGATGAGGTCCGGCTAAGCCCCGAAGCCGCGCAGGCCCGCCTGGCCGCGCTCGGATATGCCGATCCCCGCGGAGCCATGCGCCACATTGAAGCCCTGACCGTGGGGGTAAGCCGCCGCGCAGCCCTCCAGCGGCAGCTGCTGCCGGTGCTGCTGGCCTGGCTGGCCGACGGCGTGGATCCCGACGCCGGGCTGCTGGGGTTCCGGCGGCTCAGCGAGAACCTGGGGGACACCCACTGGTACCTGGGCATGCTGCGGGACTCCTCGGCGGCGGGGGAGCGGTTGTGCTCCATCCTGTCCTCCAGCCGGTTCATCACGGACCTGCTGGAAGTTTCCCCCGAGGCCACCGCCTGGCTCGGCTCCGACAAGGACCTGGTCCCCGTCCCCTTCGACACGCAGTGGCAGGAAATCCAGTCCAAAATGTCCCGCCATCCCCGGCCGGCGGAGGCCATGCGGCTGATCCGGCTGATCCGCCGCCGGGAAATGCTGCGCATTGCGGTGGCCGACAGCGCCGGACTGCTCAGCCAGCAGGAGGTGGGACAGGCGCTGGCCGACGCCGACCGGGCTGCTGTCCTCGGCGCCCTAAACGTTGCGGAGGGGGAAGTCTTCGGCAGCAGCGGCAAACTTACGGACATGCTGGTGGTGGCAATGGGCCGGCAGGGCGGCCGCGAAATCGGCTACGGCTCGGATGCGGACGTCATGTACGTGCACCGGCCCCTGGCCGGGGCTGATCCGGCGGCGGCGCAGGCCCAGGCCGAAAAAATCGTGTCCTCCATTTCGACCTTCCTGCAGCAGCCCTGCACCCCGGCCATCCTGGCCGAACGCACCCTGGTGCTGGATGCCGGGCTGCGGCCCGAAGGGCGGCAGGGTCCGCTGGTGCGCAGCCTGGAATCCTACCGCGGCTACTACGAGCGGTGGTCCCTGGCCTGGGAAGCGCAGGCCCTGCTGCGGGCCCGTCCCATGGCCGGCAGCGACGCCCTCGCCGAAGATTTCATGGCGCTGATTGACCCGGTGCGCTACCCCGGCGAGGTTACCGACAAGGATGTGCGCGAGATCCGGCGCATCAAGGCCCGGGTCGAGGCAGAACGGCTGCCCCGCGGTGCCGACCCCTCCCGGCAGCTCAAGCTGGGCCGGGGCGGGCTGAGCGACGTGGAGTGGCTGGTGCAGCTGCTGCAGCTCCAGCACGCCCACCGGATCCCGGAACTGCGCGTCACGGCGACCATACCGGCACTGGACGCGATCGAGGCCGCGAAGCTGCTTCCTGCTGCCGACGTCGAGACACTGCGGCACGCCTGGCTGCTCGCCAGCCGGATCCGAAGCGCAAACGTTATCCGAGGCGGCCGCAACGCCGATGTCCTGCCTTCGTCCCGCCGGGAACTGGATGCCGTGGCCCGCTGGTGCGGCTACGGCGCAGGTCAGGGCGGGGTCCTGGAGGAGGATTACCTGCGCGACACCCGGCATGCGCGGGCCGTTTTCGAACGGTATTTCTACGGCTACGGGACGTAG
- a CDS encoding amino acid ABC transporter substrate-binding protein/permease: protein MLSGKRAFKGPAKLAVPLTAFLATLALLLGVPAAGAFAADGVEDKSFIVGTDTTFAPFEFRQDGELVGIDMDLMNAIAEEEGFGVEIQSLGFDAALQSLQSNQVDGVIAGMSITDERRKVFDFSDPYFESGIQMAVAENNDDVKGYEDLRGKRVAVKTGTEGQTFAESIKGKYGFEVVAFAQSAQMYDDVKAGGSVAVFDDYPVLAYGVKSGNGLKTVTEKEAGSSYGFAVNKGTNAELLAAFNEGLAELKASGEYQEILDTYLEAGAADSSFWALVTDNAPAFAKGLGLTLLATALSLFFALILGVFFGFLKVGNYKVLRGIATIYVSIFRGTPVLVQAFFFYFGLPQIIDRPVDVLTAGVLTLSLNAGAYMTEIVRGGIQSVDPGQMEAARSLGLGYVKTMQKVIIPQAIKIMTPSFINQFVITLKDTSLLAVIGFAELTYQGQQVYAVNFRTAEVLLIVAALYFIVITALTKLADVLDKRFNK, encoded by the coding sequence TTGCTTAGTGGCAAACGGGCCTTTAAGGGCCCGGCTAAACTGGCCGTACCGCTGACCGCATTCCTCGCAACCCTGGCTTTGCTGCTGGGTGTACCTGCGGCCGGGGCTTTCGCAGCGGACGGCGTGGAGGATAAATCCTTCATCGTCGGCACCGACACCACCTTCGCGCCGTTCGAGTTCCGCCAGGACGGCGAACTCGTGGGCATCGACATGGACCTTATGAACGCCATCGCCGAGGAAGAGGGTTTCGGCGTCGAAATCCAGTCCCTGGGCTTTGACGCTGCACTGCAGTCACTGCAGTCCAACCAGGTGGACGGCGTCATTGCGGGCATGTCCATCACCGACGAACGCCGCAAGGTCTTCGACTTCTCGGACCCGTATTTTGAGTCCGGCATCCAGATGGCTGTTGCCGAGAACAATGATGACGTCAAGGGCTATGAGGATCTGCGCGGCAAGCGTGTTGCCGTTAAGACCGGCACCGAGGGCCAGACGTTCGCAGAGTCCATTAAGGGCAAATACGGCTTCGAAGTGGTTGCCTTTGCGCAGTCCGCGCAGATGTACGACGACGTCAAAGCCGGCGGTTCCGTTGCCGTGTTCGATGACTACCCGGTGCTTGCCTACGGCGTGAAGTCCGGCAACGGGCTGAAAACCGTCACGGAGAAGGAAGCCGGCAGCTCCTACGGCTTTGCCGTTAACAAGGGCACCAACGCCGAACTCCTTGCGGCCTTCAACGAGGGCCTCGCCGAGCTGAAGGCGAGCGGGGAGTACCAGGAAATCCTGGACACCTATCTTGAGGCAGGCGCCGCGGATTCCAGCTTCTGGGCCCTGGTCACGGACAACGCTCCGGCCTTCGCCAAGGGGCTGGGCCTGACCCTGCTGGCCACCGCACTGTCCCTGTTCTTCGCGCTGATCCTGGGTGTCTTTTTCGGCTTCCTGAAGGTCGGCAACTACAAGGTCCTGCGCGGCATCGCCACCATCTACGTGAGCATCTTCCGAGGCACTCCCGTTCTGGTCCAGGCGTTCTTCTTCTACTTCGGCCTGCCGCAGATCATCGACCGTCCCGTGGATGTCCTGACTGCCGGCGTGTTGACGCTGAGCCTGAACGCCGGTGCCTACATGACGGAGATTGTGCGTGGCGGCATCCAGTCCGTGGACCCGGGCCAGATGGAAGCGGCCCGCAGCCTGGGGCTGGGCTACGTGAAGACCATGCAGAAGGTCATCATTCCGCAGGCCATCAAGATCATGACGCCGTCCTTCATCAACCAGTTCGTCATCACGCTGAAGGACACGTCGCTGCTGGCCGTCATCGGCTTCGCGGAGTTGACCTACCAGGGCCAGCAGGTTTACGCCGTGAACTTCCGCACCGCGGAGGTCCTCCTCATTGTGGCTGCGCTGTACTTCATCGTCATTACGGCGCTGACCAAGCTGGCTGACGTCTTGGATAAGAGGTTTAACAAGTGA
- a CDS encoding amino acid ABC transporter ATP-binding protein: MSKIETIGLRKSYGSNEVLKGLDVAVAEGEVVCVIGPSGSGKSTFLRCLNKLEDITGGTVSVNGVNLTDPKVDLNSVRQHIGMVFQHFNLFPHMTVLENIMLAPVQLKKASKAEVRKTALALLDRVGLADKANARPAQLSGGQKQRVAIARALAMKPDIMLFDEATSALDPEMVGEVLQVIRDLAKQGMTMVVVTHEMGFAREVADRVIFMADGHIVEENVPDQLFGSPQAPRLQDFLAKVL, from the coding sequence GTGAGCAAGATCGAAACCATCGGGCTGCGGAAGTCCTACGGCTCCAACGAGGTGCTCAAGGGCCTGGACGTGGCTGTGGCCGAGGGCGAAGTAGTATGCGTCATCGGTCCCTCCGGCTCCGGCAAGTCCACGTTCCTGCGCTGCCTGAACAAGCTGGAAGACATCACCGGCGGCACGGTCTCGGTCAACGGCGTCAACCTGACCGATCCGAAGGTGGACCTGAACTCGGTCCGCCAGCACATCGGCATGGTTTTCCAGCACTTCAACCTGTTCCCGCACATGACCGTGCTGGAAAACATCATGCTGGCCCCGGTGCAGCTGAAGAAGGCATCCAAGGCCGAGGTCCGCAAGACCGCCCTTGCCCTGCTGGACCGGGTGGGCCTGGCAGACAAGGCCAACGCCCGCCCCGCACAGCTTTCCGGCGGCCAGAAGCAGCGCGTGGCCATTGCCCGTGCGCTGGCCATGAAGCCGGACATCATGCTCTTCGACGAGGCCACCTCGGCCCTTGACCCGGAGATGGTGGGCGAGGTGCTGCAGGTTATCCGTGACCTGGCCAAGCAGGGCATGACCATGGTGGTGGTCACCCACGAAATGGGCTTTGCCCGCGAAGTGGCGGACCGCGTGATCTTTATGGCCGACGGGCACATCGTGGAGGAAAACGTCCCCGACCAGCTCTTCGGCAGCCCGCAGGCACCCCGCCTGCAGGACTTCCTGGCAAAGGTGCTCTAG
- a CDS encoding NUDIX hydrolase has translation MTELTGTAATVVLLRDSGAGPEVLLLERPTAGSFGGAWVFPGGRVDPGDRRSGEPEAAAARRAGTRETGEETGLLLHPEDLVPLSCWYPPENIPRRYQTWFFAVKAPAGDIRLNPGELLNHLWLAPAEALDRHRNGLMQLVPPTWVTLYGLQQDSGADAALARISAAEPETFRTRPLAGYGTVKVVGWEGDAEYDGAASPVDGTSAVPGSPAPRHRLVMDGTNWRYERS, from the coding sequence ATGACTGAACTAACCGGTACGGCGGCCACTGTCGTTTTGCTGCGGGACTCCGGCGCCGGGCCCGAGGTGCTCCTGCTGGAGCGCCCGACGGCGGGTTCCTTCGGCGGCGCCTGGGTTTTTCCCGGCGGCCGGGTGGACCCCGGGGACCGTCGCAGCGGTGAACCCGAAGCCGCGGCCGCCCGTCGGGCCGGGACCCGCGAGACCGGTGAAGAGACCGGCCTGCTGCTGCATCCGGAAGACCTGGTGCCGTTGTCATGCTGGTATCCGCCGGAGAACATCCCGCGCCGGTACCAGACCTGGTTTTTCGCGGTAAAGGCACCAGCAGGCGATATCCGGCTCAACCCGGGAGAGCTGCTGAACCATTTGTGGCTCGCCCCCGCTGAAGCCTTGGACCGGCACCGCAACGGCCTGATGCAGCTGGTACCGCCCACATGGGTCACCCTGTACGGCCTGCAGCAGGACAGCGGCGCCGATGCCGCCCTGGCCCGCATCTCCGCCGCGGAACCGGAAACCTTCCGGACCCGCCCGCTTGCCGGGTACGGCACAGTCAAGGTGGTCGGCTGGGAAGGGGACGCAGAGTACGACGGCGCGGCGTCCCCGGTGGATGGAACGTCGGCAGTGCCGGGATCACCGGCGCCCCGGCACCGCCTGGTGATGGACGGTACGAACTGGCGGTACGAACGCAGTTAG
- a CDS encoding SdpI family protein: protein MGFTGVLMIGCGAVLSWAAEATARGRMGINSLVGIRVGYVTASDAAWLAGHRAARVPTHAAAAVFAVLGVFALVFRGSEDVAGFAVIAGSAAVLGLVLWAAVRANRAAYRVVAQERAVPGVPVPHGSKPGQSAPE, encoded by the coding sequence ATGGGGTTTACCGGGGTTTTGATGATTGGATGCGGTGCTGTGCTTTCGTGGGCGGCGGAGGCCACCGCCAGGGGCCGGATGGGGATCAACTCCCTGGTTGGCATCCGGGTGGGTTACGTGACCGCTTCCGATGCGGCGTGGCTCGCCGGCCACCGTGCAGCCCGGGTCCCGACCCATGCGGCGGCCGCTGTTTTCGCCGTACTTGGCGTGTTCGCGCTTGTCTTCCGCGGCTCGGAAGACGTGGCCGGTTTTGCGGTGATCGCCGGATCAGCGGCGGTACTGGGGCTGGTCCTGTGGGCCGCGGTTCGAGCCAACCGGGCCGCTTACCGGGTTGTGGCTCAGGAACGGGCGGTCCCGGGCGTTCCGGTCCCGCACGGTAGCAAGCCAGGGCAGTCTGCCCCTGAGTAG
- a CDS encoding ATP-dependent DNA ligase, producing the protein MTPEPLRASVPEGGYELALARPVDRLPGPGALPGGCLYEPKWDGFRVAVIVTGAGARVQSRNGKDLTAVFAELAAAAADQVPPGYVLDGEAVVFSGDRLDFDALQKRLVAGREIAALVRAKPASLAVFDLLAVDGQDIRSIPLRDRRALLTELARSWQAPLNLSPVTSDPDTAEQWLRDLPATGVEGLVIKGAGQAYAGGQRQWLKLRHRDTVEVLCGAVTGSLARPQEVVAGLVIDGELRIVGRSAPLKPAAARMLAAHLNASGDGHPWPELIKSAAMDRFNAGAEPTRIIRVEPVVVEVSADTAFTGTSFRHALRFLRPRPDMDPGDIELPAALR; encoded by the coding sequence GTGACGCCGGAACCGTTGCGTGCATCCGTCCCTGAAGGCGGCTACGAGCTCGCGCTGGCCCGGCCGGTGGACCGGCTCCCCGGTCCCGGTGCGCTGCCGGGCGGATGCCTGTATGAACCCAAATGGGACGGTTTCCGGGTTGCCGTCATAGTCACCGGCGCCGGTGCGCGGGTTCAGTCGCGCAACGGGAAGGACCTCACCGCAGTGTTTGCGGAGCTGGCCGCCGCCGCGGCGGACCAGGTGCCGCCCGGGTACGTGCTGGACGGCGAAGCCGTGGTCTTTTCCGGCGACCGGCTGGACTTTGATGCCCTGCAGAAACGCCTGGTGGCAGGACGGGAAATCGCCGCCCTGGTACGTGCAAAACCGGCGTCGTTGGCAGTGTTTGACCTGCTGGCCGTAGACGGACAGGACATCCGGAGCATACCCCTGCGGGACCGCCGCGCGCTGCTGACGGAACTGGCCCGGAGTTGGCAGGCCCCGCTGAACCTTTCGCCGGTAACATCCGATCCGGACACGGCTGAGCAGTGGCTGCGGGACCTGCCTGCCACGGGCGTCGAGGGCCTGGTGATCAAGGGGGCCGGGCAGGCCTACGCGGGCGGGCAGCGTCAGTGGCTGAAGCTGCGGCACCGGGACACGGTGGAGGTCCTCTGCGGGGCGGTCACCGGTTCGCTGGCGCGTCCGCAGGAGGTGGTGGCCGGGCTGGTCATTGACGGCGAGCTGCGGATAGTCGGGCGCAGTGCCCCGTTGAAGCCTGCTGCTGCCCGAATGCTGGCGGCACATCTGAACGCTTCCGGCGACGGCCACCCCTGGCCGGAATTGATCAAGTCCGCTGCCATGGACCGGTTCAACGCTGGAGCGGAGCCCACCCGGATCATCCGCGTGGAGCCTGTGGTGGTTGAGGTGTCGGCGGACACCGCGTTTACGGGGACCTCGTTCCGGCATGCCTTGCGCTTCCTGCGGCCGCGTCCGGACATGGATCCCGGGGATATTGAGCTGCCTGCCGCGCTGCGCTGA
- a CDS encoding alpha/beta hydrolase: protein MTPYLRLTRKPLTATAGRAEKRLTAPKRPSPPPRRLRGGFRVDERTLNGFTCYSVQPRDPRPASASASAVMYLHGGAYTSPIAGWHWRFIAGLAAAGHRVEVPLYGLAPRYSHRDTTALLAPLYQSILADIPPERVALAGDSAGGGLALAFAQQLPALSLPAPGRMVLLSPWVDLAMENPELDEVEKHDPWLSRTGLRVSARAWASGTPLTDPRVSPLYGGLAGLPPTLLFAGTRDLPYPDIRKLETRMRAAGGQVSLQVADGGVHVYPLLPVPEGRKARKQVLGFLEEA, encoded by the coding sequence TTGACGCCATACCTGCGGCTGACCCGGAAACCCCTGACGGCAACCGCGGGGCGGGCGGAGAAACGGCTCACAGCGCCCAAGCGCCCGTCGCCTCCGCCCCGCCGGCTCCGGGGCGGTTTCCGGGTGGACGAACGCACCCTCAACGGCTTCACCTGTTACAGCGTGCAGCCCCGCGACCCGCGCCCTGCCTCCGCCTCCGCCTCCGCGGTGATGTATCTGCACGGCGGCGCCTACACCAGCCCCATCGCCGGCTGGCACTGGCGCTTTATCGCCGGGCTGGCCGCCGCCGGCCACCGCGTTGAAGTCCCCCTGTACGGCCTGGCGCCGCGGTACAGCCACCGGGACACGACTGCACTGCTGGCACCGCTCTACCAATCGATCCTGGCCGATATCCCGCCGGAGCGGGTGGCCTTGGCGGGCGATTCGGCCGGCGGCGGACTGGCTTTGGCCTTCGCCCAGCAGCTGCCGGCCCTGTCACTGCCGGCCCCGGGCCGCATGGTCCTGCTGTCCCCCTGGGTGGATCTGGCGATGGAGAACCCGGAACTGGACGAGGTGGAAAAGCATGATCCGTGGCTCAGCCGCACCGGGCTCCGCGTGTCCGCCCGCGCCTGGGCATCAGGAACCCCGCTGACGGATCCGCGCGTCAGCCCGCTCTACGGCGGCCTTGCCGGGCTGCCGCCCACACTGCTGTTTGCCGGGACCCGGGACCTGCCGTACCCCGACATCCGCAAGCTGGAAACCCGCATGCGGGCTGCAGGCGGCCAAGTGTCCCTGCAGGTGGCCGACGGCGGCGTCCACGTCTATCCGCTTCTGCCCGTCCCGGAGGGCAGGAAGGCGCGGAAACAGGTTCTGGGGTTTCTGGAAGAAGCCTGA
- a CDS encoding dihydrofolate reductase family protein, with translation MRKVTSSLFSSVDGVVESPNLWQFDHFDEDMGPAMEAALADMDTVLMGRKTYEQWASYWPDPARDDGFGDFINPVRKYVASRTLDGPLEWENSSLIEGGLEDFVTALRGSEGGTIGIQGSISVVRQLLFAGLLDELTLMVHPVVAGGGERLFRPEDPTTRLELKSSRITSSGNALLTYARRAD, from the coding sequence ATGCGCAAAGTGACCTCGTCCCTGTTCAGCTCCGTTGACGGCGTGGTGGAATCACCCAACCTCTGGCAGTTCGACCACTTCGATGAGGACATGGGCCCGGCCATGGAAGCCGCTTTGGCCGATATGGACACGGTGCTAATGGGCCGCAAAACCTACGAGCAGTGGGCCAGCTACTGGCCGGACCCCGCCCGCGACGACGGGTTCGGAGACTTCATCAACCCGGTTCGGAAATACGTGGCGTCCCGGACCCTGGACGGACCGCTGGAATGGGAAAACTCCTCGCTCATCGAGGGCGGGCTGGAAGACTTCGTCACAGCCCTGCGCGGGAGCGAAGGCGGCACCATCGGCATCCAGGGCAGCATCTCCGTGGTCCGGCAACTGCTCTTCGCCGGGCTGTTGGACGAACTGACCCTGATGGTCCACCCCGTCGTCGCCGGCGGAGGTGAGCGGCTCTTCCGGCCGGAAGACCCCACTACCCGGCTCGAACTGAAAAGCTCCCGGATCACGTCCTCCGGCAATGCCCTGCTCACCTACGCACGGCGTGCGGACTGA
- a CDS encoding alpha/beta family hydrolase, translating into MQSEPFSLSMGEAVTSAVFARPAESAAVVVVAHGAGAGMEHPFLTGFTDALNDAGLATLRFNFPYREAGRKFPDKAPVAVGTWKAAMDAALSRGGDLPVWACGKSFGGRMASMAVAEGMPAAGLVYLGYPLHPPGKPEKLRDAHLYGLPLPMLFLQGTRDPFALPGELEPVAERIGPNAVIQRVEGGNHSFEVRGQKRPADVIGAGMAGPVADFVRAHLPVGHQPNG; encoded by the coding sequence ATGCAGTCCGAACCGTTTTCCCTCTCCATGGGCGAAGCAGTTACTTCAGCGGTTTTCGCCCGGCCTGCAGAGTCCGCCGCCGTCGTCGTTGTGGCGCACGGTGCCGGAGCCGGAATGGAGCACCCCTTCCTGACGGGATTCACCGATGCGCTGAACGACGCCGGCCTGGCCACGCTGCGCTTCAACTTTCCCTACCGGGAGGCGGGCAGGAAGTTTCCGGACAAGGCGCCGGTAGCCGTCGGGACGTGGAAGGCGGCCATGGACGCAGCGCTTTCGCGCGGCGGCGATCTGCCGGTGTGGGCGTGCGGGAAGTCCTTCGGCGGGCGGATGGCGTCCATGGCCGTAGCAGAGGGAATGCCTGCCGCCGGGCTGGTGTATCTGGGTTATCCGCTGCATCCGCCGGGGAAGCCCGAGAAGCTGCGCGATGCCCACCTGTACGGACTTCCCCTGCCGATGCTGTTCCTGCAGGGCACAAGGGATCCGTTTGCCCTGCCGGGCGAACTCGAACCTGTCGCCGAACGGATCGGTCCCAATGCCGTGATCCAGCGTGTTGAGGGCGGGAACCATTCGTTCGAGGTCCGCGGGCAGAAGCGGCCGGCGGACGTCATCGGAGCTGGAATGGCAGGGCCGGTGGCAGACTTCGTCCGGGCGCACTTGCCGGTAGGTCATCAGCCCAACGGCTGA